A portion of the Haemophilus influenzae genome contains these proteins:
- the hinT gene encoding purine nucleoside phosphoramidase yields MAEETIFSKIIRKEIPANIVYQDELVTAFRDISPQAKTHILIIPNKVIPTVNDVTEQDEVALGRLFSVAAKLAKEEGVAEDGYRLIVNCNKHGGQEVFHLHMHLVGGEPLGRMLAK; encoded by the coding sequence ATGGCAGAAGAAACAATTTTTAGTAAAATTATCCGTAAAGAAATTCCGGCAAATATCGTCTATCAAGATGAATTAGTCACTGCATTTCGTGATATTTCCCCTCAAGCTAAAACACATATTTTGATTATTCCAAATAAAGTCATTCCCACAGTGAATGATGTGACGGAGCAAGATGAAGTAGCGCTAGGTCGATTATTTAGCGTAGCGGCTAAACTCGCTAAAGAAGAAGGTGTTGCGGAAGATGGTTACCGCCTAATTGTGAATTGTAATAAACATGGTGGGCAAGAAGTATTCCATTTACATATGCATTTAGTTGGTGGAGAACCTTTAGGTAGAATGTTAGCGAAATAA
- the crp gene encoding cAMP-activated global transcriptional regulator CRP codes for MSNELTEIDEVVTSSQEEATQRDPVLDWFLTHCHLHKYPAKSTLIHAGEDATTLYYVIKGSVMVSSKDDEGKEMILTYLGAGQFFGEAGLFDEGSKRSAWVKTKTTCEIAEISYKKYRQLIQANPEILMFLTAQLARRLQNTSRQVTNLAFLDVAGRIAQTLMNLAKQPEAMTHPDGMQIKITRQEIGQMVGCSRETVGRIIKMLEDQNLIHAHGKTIVVYGAR; via the coding sequence ATGTCAAATGAATTAACCGAAATTGATGAAGTTGTAACCTCCTCTCAAGAAGAAGCAACTCAACGAGATCCCGTTTTAGATTGGTTTCTTACTCACTGCCATTTGCATAAGTATCCTGCAAAATCAACTTTAATTCATGCTGGGGAAGATGCGACCACGCTGTATTACGTAATTAAAGGTTCTGTAATGGTATCTTCAAAAGATGATGAAGGCAAAGAGATGATCCTCACTTACTTAGGTGCAGGACAATTTTTTGGCGAAGCGGGATTATTTGATGAAGGTTCAAAACGATCAGCTTGGGTAAAAACAAAAACAACATGTGAAATTGCTGAAATTTCCTATAAGAAATATCGCCAGTTGATTCAGGCAAACCCTGAAATCTTAATGTTTCTCACTGCACAATTGGCAAGACGTTTGCAAAATACATCACGTCAAGTCACGAATTTGGCATTTTTAGACGTCGCAGGTCGCATCGCTCAAACTTTAATGAACTTAGCTAAACAGCCTGAAGCAATGACGCATCCTGATGGTATGCAAATCAAAATTACACGCCAAGAAATAGGGCAAATGGTGGGTTGTTCACGAGAAACTGTGGGGCGCATTATTAAGATGTTGGAGGATCAGAATCTTATCCACGCTCATGGAAAAACAATCGTTGTATATGGCGCAAGATAA
- the coaBC gene encoding bifunctional phosphopantothenoylcysteine decarboxylase/phosphopantothenate--cysteine ligase CoaBC — translation MKLNGKHIVVGITGGIAAYKTIELIRLLRKAEAEVRVVLTPAAAEFVTPLTLQAISGNAVAQSLLDPQAELAMGHIELAKWADAIIIAPASADFIARLTVGMANDLLSTICLATNAPIFLAPAMNQQMYRQSITQQNLTTLQTRGIELIGPNSGFQACGDMGKGRMSEPEEIFTALSDFFSQKQDLQGLNVAITAGPTREAIDPVRYISNHSSGKMGFAIAEAFAKRGANVTLIAGPVNLTTPKNVNRINVISAQEMWQASLESAVKNQIFIGCAAVADYRVSEVAEQKIKKSGDEISIKLIKNPDIISDVGHLKTHRPFTVGFAAETQNIDDYAKDKLERKNLDMICANDVSGGQVFNADENALQLFWKNGHKKLSLKSKVELAADLVNEIIERYQKTL, via the coding sequence ATGAAATTAAACGGAAAGCATATTGTAGTTGGCATAACTGGCGGTATTGCAGCCTATAAAACAATAGAGTTGATTCGTTTATTACGCAAAGCAGAAGCCGAAGTACGTGTAGTATTAACCCCAGCTGCAGCAGAATTTGTTACTCCTTTAACGCTTCAAGCCATTTCTGGCAATGCTGTCGCACAATCTTTACTTGATCCACAAGCAGAGCTGGCAATGGGTCATATTGAACTTGCCAAATGGGCTGATGCCATTATTATTGCGCCAGCTAGTGCAGACTTTATTGCCCGTCTTACTGTAGGCATGGCGAATGATTTACTTTCAACAATTTGTCTTGCGACTAATGCGCCAATTTTTCTTGCACCAGCAATGAATCAGCAGATGTATCGCCAATCCATTACTCAACAAAATTTAACGACTCTGCAAACACGTGGGATTGAGCTTATTGGCCCCAATAGTGGTTTTCAAGCTTGCGGCGATATGGGGAAAGGACGTATGTCAGAACCAGAGGAAATTTTTACCGCACTTTCTGACTTTTTCTCTCAAAAACAAGATCTACAAGGATTAAATGTCGCTATTACAGCAGGCCCAACGCGCGAGGCAATCGATCCTGTTCGTTATATTTCTAACCATAGTTCAGGAAAAATGGGATTTGCGATTGCTGAAGCATTTGCAAAACGAGGGGCGAACGTCACGCTGATTGCAGGCCCCGTGAATTTAACAACACCAAAAAATGTAAATCGAATTAATGTCATCTCAGCACAAGAAATGTGGCAAGCCTCTCTTGAAAGTGCGGTAAAAAATCAAATTTTTATTGGTTGTGCGGCTGTCGCTGATTACAGAGTATCTGAAGTTGCAGAACAAAAAATCAAAAAATCTGGCGATGAAATATCTATCAAATTAATTAAAAATCCCGATATTATCTCAGATGTAGGACATTTAAAAACACATCGTCCTTTTACTGTTGGATTTGCAGCCGAAACCCAAAATATTGATGATTATGCAAAAGATAAACTTGAACGCAAAAATCTTGATATGATTTGTGCCAACGATGTATCTGGCGGACAAGTTTTTAACGCTGATGAAAATGCCTTGCAGCTTTTTTGGAAAAATGGTCATAAAAAATTATCGCTAAAATCAAAAGTAGAACTTGCCGCTGATTTAGTCAATGAAATCATCGAACGCTATCAAAAAACCTTATAA
- the nagZ gene encoding beta-N-acetylhexosaminidase: MSSLLIDLNGKELEQEEVELLSHPLVAGLILFTRNFENREQIQELIRSVRQRVKKPLLITVDQEGGRVQRFRDGFTMLPSMQAFQETLSATEQVSFAKEAGWQMAAEMIALDIDLSFAPVLDLGHECRAIGDRSFSSDVKSAVNLATAFIDGMHQAGMASTGKHFPGHGHVLADSHLETPYDDRAKDEIFSFDLQPFQQLISQNKLDAIMPAHVIYSQCDSQPASGSKYWLKEILRKKLNFQGTIFSDDLGMKGAGVMGNFVERSKKALNAGCDLLLLCNEREGVIQVVDNLKLAKNQPHFMARQARLQSLFKRRVINWNDLISDQRWRLNYQKLADIQHRWLDIQAAKND; the protein is encoded by the coding sequence ATGAGCTCGTTGTTAATTGATTTAAACGGAAAAGAGTTGGAACAAGAGGAAGTTGAGTTACTTTCTCACCCTCTTGTTGCAGGATTAATTTTATTTACTCGAAATTTTGAAAACAGAGAACAAATTCAAGAATTAATTCGTTCTGTTCGCCAACGAGTGAAAAAGCCTTTATTAATTACGGTGGATCAAGAAGGTGGACGAGTTCAACGTTTCCGTGATGGATTTACAATGTTGCCTTCAATGCAGGCTTTTCAAGAAACACTGTCAGCAACTGAACAAGTGAGTTTTGCTAAAGAAGCAGGTTGGCAAATGGCAGCAGAAATGATTGCCTTGGATATTGACTTGAGTTTTGCTCCTGTGTTGGATTTGGGGCATGAATGTCGAGCGATTGGTGATCGCAGTTTTTCATCTGATGTAAAAAGTGCGGTAAATTTAGCCACCGCTTTTATTGATGGTATGCATCAAGCAGGTATGGCATCTACAGGTAAACATTTTCCCGGTCATGGTCATGTATTAGCCGATTCTCATTTAGAAACGCCTTATGATGATCGTGCAAAAGACGAAATTTTTAGTTTCGATCTCCAACCTTTCCAACAGTTAATTTCACAAAATAAACTCGATGCGATTATGCCTGCTCACGTGATTTATTCGCAATGTGATAGTCAGCCTGCAAGTGGTTCAAAATATTGGTTGAAAGAAATTTTACGCAAGAAATTAAATTTCCAAGGTACAATTTTTTCCGATGATCTAGGAATGAAAGGCGCGGGAGTAATGGGGAATTTTGTAGAGCGTAGTAAAAAAGCACTCAATGCAGGTTGCGATCTTTTATTACTGTGTAATGAACGTGAGGGCGTAATTCAAGTGGTGGATAACCTAAAACTGGCTAAAAATCAACCGCACTTTATGGCTCGTCAAGCTCGCTTACAAAGTTTATTTAAACGTAGAGTGATTAATTGGAACGACTTAATTTCAGATCAACGTTGGAGACTTAATTATCAAAAACTAGCTGATATTCAACATCGTTGGTTAGACATTCAGGCAGCAAAAAATGATTGA
- the ribF gene encoding bifunctional riboflavin kinase/FAD synthetase, with protein MQLIRGLHNANRVLQGCALTIGNFDGVHLGHQTVLRHLRQKADELNLPMAVLLFESQPREYFMGKNAPARLMRLRDKIYYLEKAKVDVVIVAKFDRTFAEQPADVFIEQTLVNHLHVKFLSIGDDFKFGSKRQGNFAMLQAASKRFGFIVEDNRSFCLDAQRISSTAIREALANDDLQLAENLLGKPYRIFGRVIHGNKLGRTIGFPTANIRLHRQVNPIKGVYAVKVRLKSGEIFNGVANMGKRPTINGLMQLLEVHLFDFSQNIYGQMVEVEFCHKIRNEIKFPSFDDLKVQIEKDVETAKAFFNS; from the coding sequence ATGCAATTAATTCGTGGGCTTCATAATGCAAATCGTGTTTTACAAGGTTGTGCGCTAACGATCGGCAACTTTGATGGCGTGCATTTAGGGCATCAAACCGTCCTTCGCCATTTGCGTCAAAAAGCTGACGAATTAAATTTACCCATGGCGGTATTGTTATTTGAATCACAGCCGCGTGAATATTTTATGGGGAAAAATGCACCAGCCCGTTTAATGCGTTTGCGTGACAAAATTTATTATCTCGAAAAGGCTAAGGTTGATGTCGTAATTGTGGCGAAATTTGACCGCACTTTTGCCGAACAGCCAGCCGATGTTTTTATTGAACAAACGCTTGTTAATCATCTACATGTGAAATTTTTAAGCATTGGCGATGATTTCAAATTCGGCTCAAAACGCCAAGGTAATTTTGCCATGTTGCAAGCAGCTAGTAAGCGTTTTGGTTTTATTGTTGAAGATAACCGTAGTTTTTGTCTAGATGCACAGCGAATTAGTAGCACGGCAATTCGCGAAGCGTTAGCGAATGATGACTTACAACTTGCAGAAAATTTACTCGGCAAGCCTTATCGTATTTTCGGGCGTGTGATTCATGGGAATAAATTAGGCAGAACAATAGGATTTCCAACGGCAAATATTCGTTTGCATAGACAAGTAAATCCAATCAAAGGCGTTTATGCCGTAAAAGTGCGGTTAAAATCGGGGGAGATTTTTAACGGCGTGGCAAACATGGGAAAACGCCCAACTATAAATGGATTAATGCAATTATTAGAAGTCCATTTATTTGATTTTTCTCAGAATATTTATGGCCAAATGGTGGAAGTGGAATTCTGCCACAAGATTAGAAACGAGATTAAATTCCCGTCTTTTGATGATTTGAAAGTGCAAATTGAGAAAGATGTAGAAACTGCGAAAGCGTTTTTTAACAGTTAA
- the ileS gene encoding isoleucine--tRNA ligase codes for MTVDYKNTLNLPETSFPMRGDLAKREPDMLKNWYEKNLYQKIREASKGKKSFILHDGPPYANGSIHIGHAVNKILKDIIIKSKTALGFDSPYIPGWDCHGLPIELKVEGLVGKPNEKISAAEFRQKCREYAAEQVEGQKKDFIRLGVLGDWDNPYLTMNFDTEANIIRTLGKVIENGHLYKGSKPVHWCLDCGSSLAEAEVEYEDKVSPSIYVRFPAESADEIEAKFSAQGRGQGKLSAVIWTTTPWTMPSNRAIAVNADLEYNLVQLGDERVILAAELVESVAKAVGVEQVKILGSVKGADLELSRFHHPFYDFTVPVILGDHVTTDGGTGLVHTAPDHGLDDFIVGKQYDLPMAGLVSNDGKFISTTEFFAGKGVFEANPLVIEKLQEVGNLLKVEKIKHSYPHCWRHKTPIIFRATPQWFIGMETQGLRQQALGEIKQVRWIPDWGQARIEKMVENRPDWCISRQRTWGVPMTLFVHKETEELHPRTLELLEEVAKRVERAGIQAWWDLDEKELLGADAETYRKVPDTLDVWFDSGSTYSSVVANRPEFNGQDIDMYLEGSDQHRGWFMSSLMLSTATDSKAPYKQVLTHGFTVDGQGRKMSKSIGNIVTPQEVMDKFGGDILRLWVASTDYTGEMTVSDEILKRAADSYRRIRNTARFLLANLNGFDPKRDLVKPEEMISLDRWAVACALDAQNEIKDAYDNYQFHTVVQRLMRFCSVEMGSFYLDIIKDRQYTTKADSLARRSCQTALWHIAEALVRWMAPILSFTADEIWKHLPQTESTRAEFVFTEEFYQGLFGLGEDEKLDDAYWQQLIKVRSEVNRVLEISRNNKEIGGGLEAEVTVYANDEYRTLLAQLGNELRFVLITSKVDVKSLAEKPADLADSELEGIAVSVTRSNAEKCPRCWHYSDEIGVSPEHPTLCARCVENVVGNGEVRHFA; via the coding sequence ATGACAGTCGATTACAAAAACACTCTTAACCTACCGGAAACCAGCTTTCCAATGCGCGGTGATTTAGCTAAGCGCGAACCTGATATGTTGAAAAATTGGTACGAGAAAAATCTTTACCAAAAAATTCGAGAAGCGAGTAAGGGCAAAAAATCTTTTATTCTGCACGATGGCCCTCCGTATGCGAATGGTAGCATTCATATTGGTCACGCTGTAAACAAGATTCTGAAAGATATTATTATTAAATCCAAAACGGCATTAGGTTTTGATTCGCCTTATATCCCAGGTTGGGACTGCCACGGCTTGCCAATTGAATTAAAAGTAGAAGGTTTAGTGGGTAAACCAAACGAGAAAATTTCTGCGGCAGAATTTCGTCAAAAATGTCGTGAATACGCGGCGGAACAGGTCGAGGGTCAAAAGAAAGACTTTATCCGTTTAGGTGTGTTGGGCGATTGGGATAATCCATATCTCACGATGAATTTCGATACCGAAGCGAATATTATCCGCACTTTAGGTAAAGTGATTGAAAATGGTCATTTGTATAAAGGCTCAAAACCAGTTCACTGGTGTTTGGATTGCGGTTCTTCTTTAGCAGAAGCAGAAGTGGAATATGAAGACAAAGTTTCTCCGTCAATTTACGTTCGTTTCCCTGCGGAAAGTGCGGATGAAATTGAAGCTAAATTTTCTGCACAAGGTAGAGGACAAGGTAAATTATCAGCCGTCATTTGGACTACCACACCTTGGACGATGCCGTCTAACCGTGCGATTGCGGTAAATGCAGACTTAGAATACAACTTAGTCCAACTTGGCGACGAGCGTGTAATTTTAGCCGCTGAATTAGTTGAGTCCGTAGCGAAAGCCGTGGGCGTAGAACAAGTTAAAATTTTAGGTTCAGTAAAAGGTGCTGATCTTGAATTAAGCCGTTTCCATCATCCATTCTATGATTTTACTGTACCAGTGATTTTAGGCGATCACGTAACCACTGATGGCGGTACGGGTTTAGTACATACCGCACCTGATCACGGTTTAGACGACTTTATCGTGGGTAAACAATATGATTTACCAATGGCGGGTCTTGTATCGAATGATGGTAAATTTATTTCAACGACCGAATTCTTTGCAGGCAAAGGCGTATTTGAAGCAAATCCGCTTGTGATAGAAAAATTACAAGAAGTAGGTAACTTATTAAAAGTTGAAAAAATCAAACACAGCTATCCACACTGCTGGCGTCACAAAACGCCAATTATTTTCCGTGCAACACCGCAATGGTTTATCGGCATGGAAACGCAAGGTTTACGCCAACAAGCATTAGGCGAAATCAAACAAGTTCGCTGGATTCCAGATTGGGGTCAAGCACGTATCGAGAAAATGGTTGAAAACCGCCCAGACTGGTGTATTTCACGCCAACGTACTTGGGGCGTGCCGATGACCTTGTTCGTGCATAAAGAAACCGAAGAACTTCATCCGCGTACCTTAGAGCTACTTGAAGAAGTGGCGAAACGTGTAGAAAGAGCGGGTATTCAAGCGTGGTGGGATTTAGACGAAAAAGAATTATTAGGGGCGGATGCAGAAACCTATCGCAAAGTGCCAGATACCCTTGACGTATGGTTTGACTCAGGATCAACCTATTCTTCTGTTGTGGCGAATCGTCCGGAATTTAACGGTCAAGATATTGATATGTATTTGGAAGGTTCCGACCAACACCGTGGCTGGTTTATGTCTTCTTTAATGCTTTCTACTGCAACAGACAGCAAAGCACCATACAAGCAAGTATTAACTCACGGTTTCACTGTGGATGGTCAAGGCCGTAAGATGTCAAAATCTATCGGTAACATCGTGACACCACAAGAAGTCATGGATAAATTCGGTGGTGATATTTTACGTTTATGGGTTGCTTCAACAGACTATACAGGCGAAATGACCGTTTCTGATGAGATCTTAAAACGTGCAGCGGACAGCTATCGTCGTATTCGTAACACCGCTCGTTTCTTATTAGCAAACTTGAATGGTTTTGATCCAAAACGTGATTTAGTCAAACCAGAAGAAATGATTAGCCTAGATCGTTGGGCGGTAGCTTGTGCATTAGATGCACAAAATGAAATTAAAGATGCATACGATAACTATCAATTCCACACTGTGGTACAACGTTTAATGCGTTTCTGTTCGGTAGAAATGGGGTCATTCTATTTAGATATTATCAAAGACCGTCAATATACAACCAAAGCAGACAGCCTTGCGCGTCGTAGTTGCCAAACTGCGTTATGGCATATTGCTGAAGCATTAGTTCGTTGGATGGCACCGATCTTATCTTTCACTGCCGATGAAATTTGGAAACACTTGCCACAAACTGAAAGTACTCGTGCGGAATTCGTATTTACTGAAGAATTCTATCAAGGCTTATTTGGTTTAGGCGAGGATGAAAAATTAGATGATGCTTACTGGCAACAACTGATTAAAGTTCGTTCAGAAGTAAACCGTGTATTAGAAATTTCTCGTAACAATAAAGAAATAGGCGGCGGTTTAGAAGCAGAAGTGACCGTTTATGCTAATGACGAATATCGTACATTGTTAGCACAATTAGGTAATGAATTACGTTTCGTATTAATTACCTCAAAAGTAGATGTGAAATCTTTAGCGGAAAAACCTGCTGATTTAGCGGACAGCGAATTAGAGGGTATTGCAGTAAGCGTAACACGTTCTAACGCAGAAAAATGCCCTCGTTGCTGGCATTATTCTGACGAAATTGGGGTAAGCCCAGAACATCCAACACTTTGTGCACGTTGTGTAGAAAATGTAGTGGGCAATGGAGAAGTTCGACACTTTGCATAA
- the slmA gene encoding nucleoid occlusion factor SlmA: MVEEQLSLSGVEEIAPKIETPKIEKRTVKERRQQVLTVLIHMLHSERGMERMTTARLAKEVGVSEAALYRYFPSKTKMFEALIEHIESTLLSRITASMRNETQTMNRIHDILQTILDFARKNPGLTRVLTGHALMFEEAQLQARVAQFFDRLEMQFVNILQMRKLREGRAFNVDERIIASHLVTLCEGQFMRYVRTNFRLNSSQSFEQQWRFIEPLFA, translated from the coding sequence ATGGTAGAAGAACAATTATCTTTATCAGGCGTAGAAGAAATTGCGCCTAAAATTGAAACACCGAAAATTGAAAAAAGAACGGTAAAAGAACGTCGTCAGCAAGTGCTTACAGTATTGATACATATGCTTCATTCTGAACGTGGAATGGAAAGAATGACAACCGCTCGTCTAGCAAAAGAAGTTGGTGTGTCGGAAGCTGCTTTATATCGTTACTTTCCAAGCAAAACAAAAATGTTTGAAGCACTAATTGAACATATTGAAAGTACTTTGCTGAGCCGAATTACAGCATCAATGCGTAACGAAACTCAAACAATGAATCGCATTCACGACATTTTACAAACAATTTTGGATTTTGCCCGAAAAAATCCCGGCTTAACACGTGTTCTAACAGGTCACGCATTAATGTTTGAAGAAGCGCAATTACAAGCACGTGTGGCACAATTTTTCGATCGTCTTGAGATGCAGTTTGTCAATATTTTGCAAATGCGTAAATTACGTGAAGGGCGTGCTTTCAACGTGGATGAACGTATAATTGCCTCACATTTAGTGACACTCTGCGAAGGACAATTTATGCGCTATGTTCGTACAAATTTCCGTCTGAATTCAAGTCAGTCTTTTGAACAACAATGGCGTTTTATCGAGCCACTTTTTGCCTAA
- a CDS encoding YcfL family protein: MKKYFLILASFMLVACSSSEQNLTYSTKPILNITSSLSPLIQVETTQKSAVIKNKSQQLLNISYHLYWYDHLGVTQIWENQQESYSAQFLLKPQEQKSIDLTKPTVESKNYRLYLK; the protein is encoded by the coding sequence ATGAAAAAATATTTTCTAATTTTAGCGAGCTTTATGCTCGTGGCTTGTTCAAGTTCAGAACAAAACTTAACTTATTCAACAAAGCCGATTTTGAATATTACGTCGTCTCTTTCGCCTTTGATTCAAGTTGAAACGACTCAAAAATCAGCGGTTATAAAAAATAAAAGTCAGCAACTTTTGAATATAAGTTACCATTTGTATTGGTACGATCATTTAGGGGTAACCCAAATTTGGGAAAATCAGCAAGAAAGCTATTCCGCTCAATTTTTGCTAAAACCACAAGAGCAAAAATCGATTGATTTAACTAAACCTACTGTAGAAAGTAAAAATTATCGCCTTTATTTAAAATAA
- the dut gene encoding dUTP diphosphatase, with protein sequence MKKIDVKILDSRIGNEFPLPTYATEGSAGLDLRALIDESFEIQPGETKLIPTGLSIYIADPNLAAVILPRSGLGHKHGIVLGNLVGLIDSDYQGPLMVSMWNRGNEPFKIEVGDRIAQLVFVPVVQAEFNIVEDFQQTERGEGGFGHSGKQ encoded by the coding sequence ATGAAAAAAATTGACGTAAAAATTTTAGATTCTCGCATTGGCAATGAATTTCCTTTGCCAACTTACGCAACTGAAGGTTCAGCAGGCCTTGATTTACGTGCGTTGATCGATGAAAGCTTTGAAATTCAACCAGGCGAAACCAAATTAATTCCGACAGGGCTATCAATTTATATTGCGGATCCCAATTTAGCTGCTGTGATTTTGCCTCGCTCGGGTCTTGGCCATAAACACGGCATTGTGTTAGGAAACCTTGTGGGATTAATTGACTCCGATTATCAAGGACCATTAATGGTATCAATGTGGAACCGTGGAAATGAACCATTCAAAATTGAAGTCGGCGATCGTATTGCTCAACTTGTTTTCGTGCCAGTAGTGCAAGCTGAATTTAATATTGTAGAAGATTTTCAACAAACCGAACGTGGAGAAGGCGGTTTCGGTCATTCAGGTAAACAATAA
- a CDS encoding YheU family protein has product MIIPWQELEAETLDNIVESVILREGTDYGIEELSLNQKKQLLLTQIRNGIALIVWSELHESIDIKNKTEFLKQECKEQECQMN; this is encoded by the coding sequence ATGATTATTCCTTGGCAAGAACTAGAAGCAGAAACATTAGATAATATCGTAGAAAGCGTGATTTTACGCGAAGGAACCGATTACGGTATAGAAGAACTTTCACTCAACCAGAAAAAACAACTTTTACTGACTCAAATTCGCAATGGAATTGCGTTGATTGTATGGTCTGAATTACATGAATCCATTGACATCAAAAATAAAACGGAATTTTTGAAACAGGAATGTAAGGAGCAAGAATGTCAAATGAATTAA
- the rlmC gene encoding 23S rRNA (uracil(747)-C(5))-methyltransferase RlmC produces the protein MIDCRYYQQNECRSCQWLEIPYSQQLTEKQYHLKQQLISINYDEAQWVAPFQSNEQGFRNKAKMVVSGSVERPILGILKNPNDPQSAIDLCDCPLYPTHFSAIFSILKDFIGRAGLVPYNIAKQKGELKYILLTESIATEKLMLRFVLRTENKLPLIRRELPKLLEKLPHLEVISINLQPQHAAILEGEQEIFLTEQQFLPENFNGIPLFIRPQGFFQTNPKVAAGLYATAQQWVAEFPIYNLWDLFCGVGGFGLHCAKALQEKWGKPIKLTGIEISSSAILAASHSAKILGLEHVNFQSLNAASVMENKNENKPDLVIVNPPRRGIGKQLSEFLNQIQPHFILYSSCNAMTMGKDLQHLTCYKPLKIQLFDMFPQTSHYEVLVLLERKKIN, from the coding sequence ATGATTGATTGTCGATACTATCAACAAAATGAATGTCGTTCTTGTCAATGGCTTGAAATACCTTATAGTCAGCAGCTAACTGAAAAACAATATCATTTAAAACAGCAACTGATTTCTATTAATTACGATGAAGCTCAATGGGTAGCTCCTTTTCAATCTAATGAACAAGGCTTTCGTAATAAAGCTAAAATGGTTGTTAGTGGTAGTGTTGAACGCCCGATACTTGGCATTTTAAAAAATCCTAATGATCCACAAAGTGCGATTGATTTGTGTGATTGTCCTCTTTATCCTACACATTTTTCAGCAATTTTTTCAATTCTCAAAGATTTTATTGGTCGTGCAGGTTTAGTACCTTATAACATTGCTAAACAAAAAGGCGAGCTTAAATATATTTTGCTGACAGAAAGTATTGCGACGGAAAAATTGATGTTGCGTTTTGTGTTACGTACAGAAAATAAATTGCCATTAATTCGTCGGGAATTACCCAAATTATTGGAAAAATTACCGCACTTAGAAGTGATTAGTATTAATTTGCAACCACAGCACGCGGCTATTTTAGAGGGCGAACAAGAAATTTTTCTGACAGAACAACAATTTTTGCCTGAAAATTTTAACGGTATTCCACTCTTTATTCGTCCACAAGGCTTCTTTCAAACTAACCCTAAAGTGGCTGCAGGTTTATATGCAACCGCTCAACAATGGGTGGCTGAATTCCCTATTTATAACCTGTGGGATTTATTTTGTGGCGTAGGGGGATTTGGCTTACATTGTGCTAAAGCGTTGCAGGAAAAATGGGGAAAACCCATTAAATTAACAGGAATTGAAATTTCTTCCTCTGCTATTTTGGCAGCCAGTCATTCTGCGAAAATATTAGGTTTAGAACATGTAAATTTCCAATCTCTAAATGCAGCAAGCGTGATGGAAAATAAAAATGAAAATAAGCCAGATCTTGTGATTGTAAATCCGCCGCGTCGTGGAATTGGAAAGCAATTAAGTGAATTTCTCAACCAAATTCAACCGCACTTTATCTTGTATTCCAGCTGTAATGCCATGACGATGGGTAAAGATTTACAGCATCTAACTTGTTATAAACCATTGAAAATTCAACTTTTTGATATGTTTCCGCAAACATCTCACTATGAAGTATTAGTTTTACTAGAAAGAAAAAAGATTAATTAA